GTAGGCCATCATCACCTCGTCGACGTGCTCGCCGTCGATCGTGTAGTGGTTCCGGCGGATCGCCTCCGTGTCCCAGCCGTGCATCGTCAGGAACTCGAGCGCGTCGTCGTTGACGACCGGAATACTGTTGTAGACTTTCCGGTAGCCGTTCGCCTCGGCCCACTCGATACCGCGGTGGAGAAGTTTGCTTCCGATTCCGTGGCCGCGATAGGCCTCCTTCACTCCGACGGTTTGCTGTGCGGTTCCCTGTACCTGCTCGACCTGTGGCAGGTCGAGGTGAGTCCAGCCGACGACGTTGCCGTCGACGGTCGCGACGAAGAACATCCTGGATTTCACGGTGTTGTGCCTGTTCACCGCGTTCTCGTAGAGGAGTTCCGCGGCGATCGTCTCGGCGACGACGTACGTCTCCTCGGACGTCACGTCACGGATGGTCTCGACGAGCCCCTCGAAATCCCGCTGGCGCGCCGGCCGGACAGTGAACTCGAAGCCGTTCTGTTCGTACGTCTCGATGGCCCCGAACTCGAGTGCGAGCTGTAACGTCCCGTCGTCTTCCGTGAGGTAGCCGTCAGCCGTTAGCGCCTCGAGGTGCGTTTCGAACTCCGACGCCGGGAGTTCGACGACCTGCCGTAGTTTGTGGCGTTTCACGGTTCCGTGGCGTTCCACGTACTCGTAGATCCGTTTGCGGTCTTCCGACGAAAACGCCGGTCGCTCAATCGCGCCCATAAACTCCGTACGACAACGAGTCGCTTAGTGTTTGTCTATCGGTACCAATTACCATAGTCTATCGACGCCGATCGCACCGGCCGGCGACGTCGAGAGCGGGTAGACAGGAACGGTCGATCGTTCGACGCGAGAATTCGCGGGCACAACGGCTGACGGACGCCGAATCAGCGGCGATTCGGCGTCCACTCCTCGCACGCGTCCATGTCGTCCATCGCCGAGTCGTGTCGGGCGCAGTAGGGGACCATTCCCGAGGACGAGCGGACGTACTCGAAGTGACTGCAGTTGCCACAGTATCGATCGGTGAGTTCGTCCGCCGTCTCCGGCGTATCGACGGCTTTCGCGCCGCGGCTGTCGCCGCCGATCGGGGACGAGACGTCCGTCGTCGTCGATCCGCCGTCGCTGGTCGCCGCGCCGTTGGGACCGGCGAGTCTCGATCGGCGACCGGAGGCTGCGCCTCCGCCCGTCCCTGTTCGCGACTGCCCGCCACTCCCGATGGAAGGTGCGGCCGCGTCGGACTCGTTCGTCTGCGTCTCCACGTCACCGTCGGGCGTTCCGCCGAGGAACCCCACGCCGCCGAGTCCCCCCGTGTCGCCGCTCTCGTCGACCTCGACGATCGTCTGGTTGTGGCGGGTGACGTTCATCTCGAGCATGCCGCCGGGGTCGTTCCGGGTCTTGAAGTTGACGATCGCGGCGAACAGACACCAGATCGCGATAACGAGCCCGAGCAGGTAGATCGCGGACACTTCCAGCGTAAGGTCCTGCCCGTATCCCCGCCAGTGGTCGGGGTAGGCGTGCCAGAAGAGGGCGACGCCGAGCAGGCAGAGGCTCGAACTGATCGCGGCGGCCGCTCGGACGCGACGACCCGCCGGCAACACGACGAAGACTCCGACGAGTGTAGCCGGGACGCCGACCCCGGCCAGCACCCCCGCGGCACGCACGGCGGCGTAGTGATCGCCGACGTACGCCACGAACAGATCGGTTGTCGCCACGAGCACGGCCACGACCGCGAGTATCGCGCCGAGACAGACGAGGGCCGTCCCCGCGTACAGCCGCCGGAGGCTCGCTCCCTCCCGTGCGGCCCCGTCGTAAACCTCCGTCAGGCTAGTCATGCGAGCGTATTCACGCTCGGACCACAAAACGGTATGTCAGACACGTTTCGTCAAAGAGAGAGGATCGGCTCGTGGCCGACCCCGGGAAACGAAAGCTTGAATCGCCACGCTCGAGAACCACCGCCTATGAGCGACGAGGACGACGAGGCGGAGCCGGCCGTATCACTCGGAGAGCAGACCCCCGTCGAGGGGGCACCCCTCGCCCGCGTGACGTCACGACTGACCTGGCCGAAAGAGAAGAGCGAAGTCGATCGGCTCGAGGGCGACAGCGTGATCCGGACCCCCGACGGCCCCCGAGAGCTGTCGGCCGTGCTCGAGGAGATCGACGAGACGTACTTCCAGCGTCACCAGGAGTTCGAGCGACACGTCCGCCAGGTCGTCGGCACCGGGCCAATCCCGACCGCAGACGAGTGACGAACCGTGGCCACTGAAGAGGACCGGACGCTGAGTGGCTGGGCGCGCGCCCAGTTCGACCGGCTCTCCTGGTTCCAGAAGTCGTTGCTGACCGGGGCCGTCCTGACGGCTGTGTGGATGCAGGTCGTCCCCGGCGAACTCGGCCGCCGGGCGATCGTCGACAGCGTCCTGCTCATCGGCGGCCCGCTTGCGCTCGGGTTCTCGCAGGGCAGACACATCGGCTGGACCGTCGACCGCGTCGCGGTCCGGAACGCGGTCCTGCTCGCGATGTTCGTGCTCCCCTTCTATCTCGTCGGATCGACGCTGCCGACCATCCGGACGTTCTACCCGATGTGGGAGACCTCGGCCGCGCCGGCCGAGTTTCTCCCCCACGCAGTGAAGCTCTTCGCGCTCGCACTGGCCGCCGAGACCTACTACCGGGGACTGCTCTGCGTCGGGGTCAGGGAGATCGGGTTCAAGGCGGTGTTCATCAGCCCCGTCGTCTACATGATCCACCACTCCTCGAAACCCCCGATCGAGTTCCTGCTGTCGGGGCCGACCGACGTCCTCTTCGGAGCGGTCGACTACGAGTCGAACTCCATCCTCCCGTCGGTGATCGCCCACGGCGCCGGCCTCGTCCTGCTGGACTGGCTCGTGTTGCACGACCCGCTGTTCGATCCGCTCCCGTACCTGCAGTATCTCGAGTGGCTGCCGCTCCCGCTGTGAGTTCGGGGACGGCGACCGGTCTCCGATCGGCGATCGAGGGCCAGTTCGGATTCTGGCCGATAACGTACGGAATCAATAGGTATTTTACGTCTGGATTAACCAGTCGAAATACCGAAATGAGTCGGCGGAACATCGGACGCCACGACTACGCTGGATTGCTCGAACGCGGGATCGCGTGGTTCGTCGACGGCATCGCGCTTTTCGTCATCGCGATCGTCGTGCTGATCCCGCTTCTCGTGACGAGCGGCGGGCCAGAGAGCGCACGGGGAATCGAGGGGCTGGCCGCGCTGTTCGGCCTGTTCCTGTCGACCGTGTATTACGCCGGGTCGGAAGCGAAGTGGGGACAGACGCCCGGGAAGATGCTGGTGAGGATTCGCGTCGTCCGCACCGACGGACGCGGCTGCACGGGCGCGGAGGCGGTGCTCCGCAATATCACGAAGGTGCTCGGCGGCGGCGCGTTTCTATCGGTCATCGTCGCCATCGTTCTCATTCTGGCGACGGAAGAGAACCAGCGCCTGGGCGACCTCATCGGGGAGACGATCGTCGTCAACGTCTAGCTCGAATCGGTCGGGAGAACGACCGACCGGCGTCGACCGATCGGTCGAAACTCGGCACCACCCCCGAACTCCGGGCCCGTCCCACAGCCACTGTTATGCACCCCCCGCCCGATGTGTCACGTATGAGCCTTCCCATCGACCCGGCGGCGATCGATCCCGACGAGTACGGCGAGAAACAGGCGGTCCTCGAGATGGACCACGAGGAGGCGATAGAACACGTCCGCGAGGTGTGTCTCGACGTCGGTTTCGGCATCCCCGTCGAGTTCTCGCCCTCGGAGTTGCTGAACGAGAAAGTCGACGCCGATCGGGACCCGTACTACGTTCTCGGGGCCTGTAACCCCGCAATCGCCGACAGAGCGCTCGACGAGACGATGCGCATGGGCGGACTCTTCCCGTGTAACGTGATCGTCTGGGAGGAAGAGCCTGGCCGCCAGCGGGTCTACCACGTCTCGATCATGAAAATCGCCCGCCTGCTCGGCATCGCGCCGGACAACGAGGCGTGGGCGGATATCATCGATACCACCGGCGAACTCACCGAAGAGACCTTCGCAAAACTCGATTCGGTCGAGACCGAGGTCACGGACTGACGGCCCGCGAGGATCGGGACCCGCGATCGGCGTTCGCACCTGTTGCCACTGCTACCCCGCCTTTTAGGACGGCCGACGGCGTACCGGGAACCGGTGACACTGCACGCGGACTTTCACGTCCACTCGAACTACTCCGATGGACAATCTCTCCCCGAGATGGTCGCGGCAGCCGAACGCGCGGGACTCGACGCCGTCGGGATCACCGATCACTGCAACGTCTCGGCCCGATCGGTGCCGATGCAGGCCAAGCGAGAACTCGGGTTCAACCTCGATCTGACGTACGAGCGACGACGAGACGCGCTAGACCGGTTACGAGCGGCGGCCGACGTCTCGATCTACGACGGCGTCGAACTCGACTACGATCCTCGGGACGAACCCGAACTCGAGACGTTCGTCGACGAGGCCGGGTTCGATTACACCATCGGTAGCGTTCACGAACTCGACGGCGAGTGCATCTTCGACCGATCGTCCTTCGCCGACTGCACCGAGGCCGAACGCCGGACGCTCGTCGACGACTACTACCACAAGATCGTCGCTCTCCTCGAGTTCGACGCGTTCGACGTCCTCGGCCACGTCGACGCGATCGAGCGAACGCCGGAACTGCGCGGCTACGCGGGCACCGAGCACTACGAGCGCGTCGCCGACGCCCTCGTCGAGTCGTCGACGGTGCCGGAGATCAACGCCGGGACGGTGACCGTGGAGTACGGGAAGTACCACCCCGCGCCGGAGTTTCTCGAGGTCCTTCGCGACCGTGACGTTCAGTTCGTCCCCGGCACCGACGCCCACCGGCCCGACGAAGTCCTCGATCGAGTCCCGCTGCTCGCGGACCGGTTCGCCGAGGTCGGACTCGAGTCGACGTCGCCGGTGGCCTGATCCGCCGGTCGCGCCCCACACCGGTGACAGGCGACGGACTCCGAACGGGAACTCGGGATGCCCGGGGTCGACACTCGCCTCCGGTTAGCACGCCGAAATGTCAACGTTTACGTACGTGAGGGGCGAGATCGGAATATGGACATTCGAACGACATTTTTCGCCCTCCTGCTCGTCGCCCTGGGGGCCATCACGATCCTGATGATCGCCCCGCTGTTGCAGTACGTGATGGCCGCCTGCCTCCTCGCGTTCGTGCTCTATCCCGCCCACGAGCGACTTCGAGCGCGTATCGGCTCGCGCCCGTCGGCGTTCGTCATCACCGGTTTCGCGGTCGTGGCTGCGGTGGTTCCGACCCTCTACGTTTCGATCGTCATTCTCCAGACGACGATTTCGTATCTCGACGGGTTCGACGACACGGTCGTCATCGAATCGCTCAGGGAGGTGGCACTCCAGATCGGCGTCGACGACGAGGCGTTCGGCGTGGTACGCGAGCAGGTCATCGCCGAAATCGAGGGCTCGGTCGCGAGCGCCGTCGAAACGGTCCTCCGCGAGATCGTCGGCCTCCTGAACGCCAGCATCCGGATGAGCGTCGGCCTGCTGGTCCTCGTGTTCGTCCTCTACTACCTGCTCCTCGACGGGGCCACGTTCGTCGCCTGGCTCGCCGACGTCATCCCGCTCGAGAACGACATTCGCGACGAGTTGTTCACGGAGGTCGAGACCGTGACCCGGGCCGTGATCCAGAGTCACGTCCTCGTCGCGGTGGTCGAGGGCCTCCTCGGCGGGTTCGGATTCTACCTGCTCGGCGTGCCAAACGTCGCGCTGTGGACGGTCGTCATGATCGTCGTCTCGTTCTTGCCGGCGATCGGGATCTGGCTCGTCTGGGCCCCTGCCGTCGTCTATCTCGTGACCGCGGACGAGTTGGTCGCCGGGCTGGTGCTGCTGGCGTACGGGCTGACCGTCCTGTCGATCGTCGACAACTACCTGCGGGCGGTTTTCGTCGATCACGGAACGGGTCTCCACCGTGCCGTCGTCCTCGTCGGCGTCATCGGCGGGATCTACCTGCTCGGCATCATGGGGCTGTTCCTCGGTCCGGTCGTTCTCGCCGTGTTCAAGGCCGGGCTCAACGTCTTCAACAAGACGGCCCTTGCGAGTGGCGATCCACAGGTCGAGCCAACGGCGACACCGGTACCGGACACCGAGAGCAGGACGTCTGATCCGGACGGGGAGAACGCAGCCGCAGTCTCCGAGTAGGTCGCCTCAGCCGCGATCCTCGATCGTCTCGGGATCGTCGTCGTCCGCGTCTGTCCGCTCCGCGATTCGCCGATCGATGTCGGACTGGAGGACCCCGGAGACGATCGCGAGGGCGGCGACGACGAAGATCGGGACCCCGACGAGGAGGACGAGCATCGCTAGTACCGCGAGGAACTCGGAACTGACCAGCGCGGGCCACATACGACCGCAAACGGGTTCGACCGGCTTAGGCACCGGGGATCGAAGACGCCGCCCGTATCGAGGTCCCGACGCAGCGGGCTACGTCGACGCCCGGAGACGCCGGCCGGCCGCTCCTCGATCAGTCCTCGTCGCGGTCGCGATCGGCCTCGAGGTGTTCGATGCGACGTTCGAGGGACGTCACCCGTCGTTCGAGTGCGGCGACGTCGCCGTCGGCCGGTGCAGGCGCTCCGGTGCCGTCGTCGCCGCCGCGAGTCAGAATCCAGATCACGGCTCCGATACCGACGACCGGAACGAGGACGAAAAGCAGAACGAACAGGAGGATCAGGAGTTCGGGACCACCGGGCGCACCCGGAACGAAGAGGGGAACGAGCGGAACCATACTGGCGTTCGAGCACGCGTCACCAAAAGTGTTCACACACTGATCCGAATCCGATCGTCGATCCCGACCCCGGCGGGCTACCCGTCCCTCGAGAACGCCGAGAGATTTGACTGGACCGCCGCCGCGAGTTCGGACTTGCGCTGGAGTCGCTGATAGGAGACCGGCAACTGCGTCGCGACCTCCGCTACCGCTCCGTGGAACGTCTCGGCCTCGCCGTACTCGCCCTCGAACGCGTTGCGCACGCTCTCGCGAACCTGCCAGACGCCGACCGGTGCCCAGTAGTCGTCGCTCACCTCCCGCAACACCAGACACTTCGCCTGTCGGCCGATCGACGCGAGGTACTCGAGGACGCCGAGTCGGGCGGCGTAGTACGCGCCGGCGGTTTCCTCGACGTAGCTCGATCGGCCCTCGTATCCTTCGCTCGCGCTCGCGAGCCAGACGTCGTCGCCCGGATCGGGGTTCCAGATACTGCCGGGCGCTTTCATCTCGACGAGTTCGAACTCCCAGTTACCGGGCGCGAGAACGACCCAGTAGCGGTTCCCCATGTACTCGTTGGCCCAGACCTGGACCTCGTCGATGCTCGACTCGGTCCGGATGCGCCCGCGAAGGAACTGCCCGATCGTGTCGTCGACGGCGGTGATCGACCACCGCGTCGGCACGAGGCGGCGCTGGTCGGTCTCGCCGAGCGCACCGGCCGAGAGGATCGAGTTGATCTCGTAGACGTCGAAGCCGCGCCGGTAGAGGTAGGTCATCGCACCCTGGGCCTGCCAGTCGTCGTCCTCTAAGGTCTTCTTGACGGGTCTGGGGACGTGCGGGTTCTCCCGCAACTCGGCGTTCCGGGCGTTCGCCCGTGGACCGCGGGGCGTCGCGACGTCGGTCCCCGCGTCGAGGCCGAGATCCGGCGCGTCGTCGAGGCCGATCTCCAGATCGACCGGCCGATCGGCGATCGCGACCTCGCGCTGGACGCCGACGAAGCCGTTCCAGGCGTCGTGAACCGACGGCGTCAGTCTGCTCGCGATGCTCGGCGAGTCGACGTTCGCGCGTTTGTTCGAGTTCAAAAGCCCAGTTCGGCGCTGCAAGACGTCGTCGATCGCGTACCCCTGCCGGTACCACTCCCCGTCGGTGACGTACTCCTCGGCCGCCGCCTCGTCGCCGACGGGTGAGAGCAGTCCCACGGGAATGTTGGGGTAGTTCGATCGCCCGACGAAGATCGAGGGTGCGGTCGACCCGACGAGCGTGTCGCCGCTGACCGCGTCGTCGAACCGTTGCTCGAACTCCGCGAGGTGGTCCGTGATCGCGTACGACTTCTCCTTCGCGAGACGCCGTCGCTCGGCCTCCTCGTCCGGTTCGAGTTCCTCGATGTAGTCGTCGAGGCGCATTCACTGGCTGTAGGAGCGGCCCGGGTTTGAATGTTGAGTTCCGGCCGGCGTCCGCGCCCGAGACCAGACTCCGGATTTGCCTCTCCTGATTCGCCTTCGAGAACGCTATGTGCATCGACACGTGAGCGAGCCAGCGATCGAAGCGAACCGCTCGATCGGCGCTCGATCGGACGTTCTGTACGTATCGAGTACGGCACGAAGTCAGAGGCAGAGGTCCGGACGGGCGTTCCACCACCGAACCTCGGTTCGCCATTTCGGCCGGACCGTAAAGTATCCGGACGCGTATTTTCTGGCTCAGAAAACGCTGGCGGGCCCGTGAAGTCGGCGCTACCGCTACTCCGGGTTACTGGCTGACGTCTGCTCCCGGGTTACTGGTTGACGTCTGCTTCCGAGTCACTGGGCAATTTCTGCTTCCGAGTTCCCGGGCGACTTCTGCTCCCTGGTTTCGACGCCCCGCGGGCCCTGCAGTAGGTCGCGATCGACCCCACCGAGGTCCGATCGCTGCCACCCGTGGCCGTGGTGGTCCACCGAATTCTGCTATCGAGTAGTTTAAAAACGGCGGGCGGGAAGAGGTGGGTATGAGTACGACGGACGACCGCGAGACGCGTTCCTGTGTCTCCTGCGGGATCAACATCGCTGGCACGAACGCCGCCGCGTTCAAGTGTCCCGACTGCGGGCACCAGATCTACCGCTGTGCCAAGTGCCGCAAGCAGAGCAACCTCTACGAGTGCCCCGACTGCGGATTCACCGGCCCGTAAGGTGTTCGAACGATGGGAAAAGTAGCTGCCAAAATCAAGGTCATGCCGGACAGCCCCGAAATCGACCTGGACGCACTCCAGGAACGCCTCGAGAGTGCCCTCCCCGAGGGTGCCAAGATCAACGGCGTCGAACGTGAGGAGGTCGCGTTCGGCCTCGTCGCACTCTACCCGACCGTGATCGTCCCGGACGGCGCTGGCGGCACGGAGACCGTCGAGGAGAACTTCACGGACGTCGAGGGCGTCGAGAGCGTCGGCGTCGAGAACGTCGGCCGGATCTAGCGGGAGCCCTTTTTCGCCGACTTCGAACAGTTCCGCGAGCGGCGGCGCTCGCGTCAGTTCGTTTCCACGGAGTCTATCGAACCGCGTTCGCGAGGCCGATCGAACCGCGTTCGCGGGACCGATCGCGACCGGTGAGCAGGCGCGATCAGTGGTCGTGGTCGTTTCCGTCGTCGTCGTGACCGCCGTCGTGCTCGTGGGACTGCTCCCCGTTCTCGAGGACCGCACGAACCTCGTCGTTGAACCGTTCGAGCTGTTC
The nucleotide sequence above comes from Halosolutus halophilus. Encoded proteins:
- a CDS encoding AI-2E family transporter, which translates into the protein MDIRTTFFALLLVALGAITILMIAPLLQYVMAACLLAFVLYPAHERLRARIGSRPSAFVITGFAVVAAVVPTLYVSIVILQTTISYLDGFDDTVVIESLREVALQIGVDDEAFGVVREQVIAEIEGSVASAVETVLREIVGLLNASIRMSVGLLVLVFVLYYLLLDGATFVAWLADVIPLENDIRDELFTEVETVTRAVIQSHVLVAVVEGLLGGFGFYLLGVPNVALWTVVMIVVSFLPAIGIWLVWAPAVVYLVTADELVAGLVLLAYGLTVLSIVDNYLRAVFVDHGTGLHRAVVLVGVIGGIYLLGIMGLFLGPVVLAVFKAGLNVFNKTALASGDPQVEPTATPVPDTESRTSDPDGENAAAVSE
- a CDS encoding RDD family protein — its product is MSRRNIGRHDYAGLLERGIAWFVDGIALFVIAIVVLIPLLVTSGGPESARGIEGLAALFGLFLSTVYYAGSEAKWGQTPGKMLVRIRVVRTDGRGCTGAEAVLRNITKVLGGGAFLSVIVAIVLILATEENQRLGDLIGETIVVNV
- a CDS encoding elongation factor 1-beta translates to MGKVAAKIKVMPDSPEIDLDALQERLESALPEGAKINGVEREEVAFGLVALYPTVIVPDGAGGTETVEENFTDVEGVESVGVENVGRI
- a CDS encoding CPBP family glutamic-type intramembrane protease, which gives rise to MATEEDRTLSGWARAQFDRLSWFQKSLLTGAVLTAVWMQVVPGELGRRAIVDSVLLIGGPLALGFSQGRHIGWTVDRVAVRNAVLLAMFVLPFYLVGSTLPTIRTFYPMWETSAAPAEFLPHAVKLFALALAAETYYRGLLCVGVREIGFKAVFISPVVYMIHHSSKPPIEFLLSGPTDVLFGAVDYESNSILPSVIAHGAGLVLLDWLVLHDPLFDPLPYLQYLEWLPLPL
- a CDS encoding DUF5789 family protein, whose protein sequence is MSDEDDEAEPAVSLGEQTPVEGAPLARVTSRLTWPKEKSEVDRLEGDSVIRTPDGPRELSAVLEEIDETYFQRHQEFERHVRQVVGTGPIPTADE
- a CDS encoding DUF7139 domain-containing protein, coding for MTSLTEVYDGAAREGASLRRLYAGTALVCLGAILAVVAVLVATTDLFVAYVGDHYAAVRAAGVLAGVGVPATLVGVFVVLPAGRRVRAAAAISSSLCLLGVALFWHAYPDHWRGYGQDLTLEVSAIYLLGLVIAIWCLFAAIVNFKTRNDPGGMLEMNVTRHNQTIVEVDESGDTGGLGGVGFLGGTPDGDVETQTNESDAAAPSIGSGGQSRTGTGGGAASGRRSRLAGPNGAATSDGGSTTTDVSSPIGGDSRGAKAVDTPETADELTDRYCGNCSHFEYVRSSSGMVPYCARHDSAMDDMDACEEWTPNRR
- a CDS encoding PHP domain-containing protein, which gives rise to MHADFHVHSNYSDGQSLPEMVAAAERAGLDAVGITDHCNVSARSVPMQAKRELGFNLDLTYERRRDALDRLRAAADVSIYDGVELDYDPRDEPELETFVDEAGFDYTIGSVHELDGECIFDRSSFADCTEAERRTLVDDYYHKIVALLEFDAFDVLGHVDAIERTPELRGYAGTEHYERVADALVESSTVPEINAGTVTVEYGKYHPAPEFLEVLRDRDVQFVPGTDAHRPDEVLDRVPLLADRFAEVGLESTSPVA
- a CDS encoding DUF302 domain-containing protein → MSLPIDPAAIDPDEYGEKQAVLEMDHEEAIEHVREVCLDVGFGIPVEFSPSELLNEKVDADRDPYYVLGACNPAIADRALDETMRMGGLFPCNVIVWEEEPGRQRVYHVSIMKIARLLGIAPDNEAWADIIDTTGELTEETFAKLDSVETEVTD
- a CDS encoding GNAT family N-acetyltransferase — its product is MGAIERPAFSSEDRKRIYEYVERHGTVKRHKLRQVVELPASEFETHLEALTADGYLTEDDGTLQLALEFGAIETYEQNGFEFTVRPARQRDFEGLVETIRDVTSEETYVVAETIAAELLYENAVNRHNTVKSRMFFVATVDGNVVGWTHLDLPQVEQVQGTAQQTVGVKEAYRGHGIGSKLLHRGIEWAEANGYRKVYNSIPVVNDDALEFLTMHGWDTEAIRRNHYTIDGEHVDEVMMAYEL
- a CDS encoding HVO_2753 family zinc finger protein, whose amino-acid sequence is MSTTDDRETRSCVSCGINIAGTNAAAFKCPDCGHQIYRCAKCRKQSNLYECPDCGFTGP
- the nreA gene encoding DNA repair protein NreA, with amino-acid sequence MRLDDYIEELEPDEEAERRRLAKEKSYAITDHLAEFEQRFDDAVSGDTLVGSTAPSIFVGRSNYPNIPVGLLSPVGDEAAAEEYVTDGEWYRQGYAIDDVLQRRTGLLNSNKRANVDSPSIASRLTPSVHDAWNGFVGVQREVAIADRPVDLEIGLDDAPDLGLDAGTDVATPRGPRANARNAELRENPHVPRPVKKTLEDDDWQAQGAMTYLYRRGFDVYEINSILSAGALGETDQRRLVPTRWSITAVDDTIGQFLRGRIRTESSIDEVQVWANEYMGNRYWVVLAPGNWEFELVEMKAPGSIWNPDPGDDVWLASASEGYEGRSSYVEETAGAYYAARLGVLEYLASIGRQAKCLVLREVSDDYWAPVGVWQVRESVRNAFEGEYGEAETFHGAVAEVATQLPVSYQRLQRKSELAAAVQSNLSAFSRDG